DNA from Salmo salar unplaced genomic scaffold, Ssal_v3.1, whole genome shotgun sequence:
AGCTTCAGGCCAGCAGCCTTGGTGCTTCTGCCACATTCTTTCTTTTCTGGATCCATTTATTGTGCCTAGGGCAACGAGTGGCAATTTTACAGCCAGACCCTCTactacatcatccacaagtgtTGTCGCCACCGGTGCGTCAAGACCCTCAATGTCACCTACAAGTGCGACCATCGCCTCCACCGGTGGTGCAGCAAGACCCTCTACAACatctacatcatccacaagtatgaCCACCACCGGTGCAGCCATGGAAGATGATGAAATGGAGAAAGCACCTCTGGATCTAGGATCACCTGAGATTATTATGACCCTCACAGAAGTGACCACTGTGGACCTCGTTGAACAGGATGTGGCCgtggagacaaacagagagagaaacgaagAGGAACATTATCACACCAGGCGTCATCGGAGGTACCAGACCCCAGACACTCAACTAATTTTAGCAGAGGCTCCTCCAAGCCGTGGAGAGGGATGCAGCCCAACCTGATGCTCACAGGAAGGAGGATGAAGAGACCCTCTTTGCCATGAGCCTGGTGCCAACCCTGAAGAGGCTGCCTCAGCAAAGAAAAGCAGCAGTCAAAGTTAAAATGTATCAGCTGCTTTTCCAAGCCGGAGTTCAATGGTACGTTTTTTTCCTTCTCCACATCACATGTAGTGTCATAAGTGTTGCGACAGTGAAGTAGGTAATTCTTTACAGTATACTCATGTAGGCTAATTGGTATTTCAGATCAAAGTATTAATATGAGGCAAATGTACAGCTGTTGTTTCTAGGTTAGAAAATatcccaaaacaacagtttaCTGTCTAAATATTTTCCTGTCATATTCATCTTTATCtctgaaatacaaattccatgagtAAACAGCAAGTATTACCAACTTTACTGCACTGTTCCaatatttatgcctctaactaCACTATACAAGCTGTATTTAGTTAACATAAATCTCACCTTTTATGGTTTTCTTTTATGTTAAGcttgtatgtgttgtttttctcttcccttccagagtccatttagccgaccagctcacaggaaggacaggaagaggagagccagctcacaggaaggacaggaagaggagagccagctcacaggaaggacaggaagaggagagccagctcacaggaaggacaggaagaggagagccagctcacaggaaggacaggaagaggagagccagctcacaggaaggacaggaagaggagagccagctcacaggaaggacaggaagaggagagccagctcacaggaaggacaggaagaggagagccagctcacaggaaggacaggaagaggagaggagttgtctggttgttgtttttGACCTCCCTCATTGTACCTTTCTTTTCACACACGTCCGTTCAAtttaaattcagtcaattcatagTCATTAGTTTATAGTCTTGGGATAGCATTCATTATTAGTGTTACATAGATTTATGAATTGACAGAATTGAAACTCATACACCGAAGAATTCACAGATgctcttttttaaatgtttacacgcacacacacctctttcaatagttgtatttttttttaaacattttttacaaCACACATACCTGTCATGTTCTTCCCTGTACTTGAATACTTATTAAATAATGTTTTCATAGTCAGTTGTTTCAGTTGTTTATTAATATCTCATTTAGACTTAATCTGCTTATTTCTTCCCTACACCTTCGCAGATCTAAGACAAGATGAAAGTAAAAACACATTCTCTTCCTAATTCATTCTTTTCCCACCTGTATTTTGTCAGGCCAGTGAACATGGTGGTAAACTGTACTATTTGTATGGACCCTAGGTTACCCTTTCCCATAGTTATCATACTAACTGTATGTCCTATAACCTTAATTAGtgctcctgctcacctgatgtaccatgccaggtgtgtataatactgacgttaatgagagagggaaggggttttaaggtgtggtctttactcccaaatgtcacttaaatataGCTTCCAAATGAAGAGAGACAATGATACATAAAGTAATCTGGGGAAAAAATTATATTTGGACAACGGTGGATGGTTCTTAAAATAACCTTTGTGTTATTGGGCTCTTCAAAGAGCTGTTTCACTCCATGGCATACTGCCATGGAACTTCACCTGCTGGCGATGAGAAGTAGGTGGTCAGCTTCTCCCTCACCTGGAGTGCCTGTCTGGGGCGTTGTTGGCACCTGCCCTGGTGACATCAGGTAGGTGACCATTTGGCGTGCCCATCTCCATCCGGAGCGGCTCCTGGAATGACCTCCGCAGGTAGTTGTGGAGAACACGTGGCCTTCACGCAGGCATCGACATTTGAGGGGCTGAGACCAAGCACTCTCCGATACATTCTCCACCGGGCTGCCAGAATCCCAAAGGCGCATTCAACAACTAACCTTGCCCTGGACAGTCGTTTGTTAAAGATCCTTACAGGCTTTGGCAATGGCAGCTGGCGTCCAGCGTAGGGCCTCATGAGGTTGGGTCTTAAAGGGAAGCCCTCATCGCCGACGAAGACGTGGGGAACAGGTCCCAGGTCTTCAGCCCCAGGGAGTGATGCAGGTGGTGGAATCTTCAGGGTGCCATCCTGAAGTGTCTGGCCGAAGGCAGAGTCCCGGAGGGTCCCGCCATCACTTCCCTTGCCGTAAGCACCAACATCGACAACACGGAAACAGTAGATGGCATCTACAACAGCCAAGAGTACAACTGAATATGGATCCTTGTAGTTGTAGAATTGCGAACCTGAGCACGGTGGAGCCTGAATTACTACATGTTTCCCGTCAATGGAGCCAAGACAGTTGGGGAAATTCCACCTCTCCAGGAACTCGGCAGCGATGGCCCTCCAGTCTTCCTCCTTGGGGACAGGCATGTATTCACCAACCAGACAGTCCCAAATGGCTTGTGCCACAGAGGGGACAATGCCTGCCACCGTGGACCGTCCATCTCGGAAGCTGAATCCTATGGTCCTGTAGGAGTCCCCTGTCgccaagaatctgaaatataattcAAAATAATGATCAATATTGTGTGTAACTTGAATTCCACCCACATATTCTATCTACTCATATATCTACCTCATTACTGTTTATTATGCTCTACAAATTATATTGTAATACTCATCAACCATCATTAACAATGCCTTGAAACAGTACAATTCAGTCTATGACTATATCATTAAACTATAGACCAGGCCAACTCTACTCTTAGAAAGAATGGTACTATCTACTTCAAATGGTTCTCTGGCTTTCCCCACAGGagatccctttttgtttccaagtagaaccctattgggttccatgtatAACATTTTccccaaagggttctacctggaaccaaaaatggttatcctatggggaaagCAGAAGGACACTCTTGGAACCTTTTTCTCTAAGAGTGTATGTGAGTCCAATAAGAACGTAATGAATGACTGTAACTGTCTTAAACAACAAGGGGTCCTGGAGAAGACTAGCCTACCTTCATCAGAGCAGAAGGCACCCCAATTTTCTTTTCATTTGGTAACATTGCATCATTAAAAAATGATTATAAACCAACTTTGGGAAAAGTTATAGTCCTAATGAACATTCTGTAAAAGTACATCTGATGTCAAATAGGGACTATTAAGTAGAAAGCcctttagctagctaggttgcaCATAAAAACAATGTATCAAATATCAATCAATTATGGTATCAAAGGCTTTAAAAATGTACTAGAATGTAGCTTACCGGAGACAAATCGCCAGGCGTTCAACTGGGCTGATGGACTCCCGGTAGTTGGTATCCATCCGGGTGATCCTGGCTCCAACCATCTGGAGCAGGTGATCAACTGGCTTCGGTCCTGACGAAAGTATCTTCGGaattcctctccaaacagtcgaaGCTCTTGaatgagacggtggaactcccctgCCTGCTTTCGGGACTTTAACCATCTCTGGACCCACACAGTTCTGCGCTTTCGGCGGGGCTGGTCCCGGCCCAACAGCGCGATCAAGACCACCTTCCTCAACGTTGGTCTCATTGTTGAAAGAGCCGACTCTGCCACCTTGACTATTTATTATGCATTTCGCTCCAAAGCTGCATTTtggagggaaattatattataggCTCTCacaattcatttgtggatgtcatcGAATAAATAATATACTTgccaaataaatcaataaaaaatgtaaagaaattctCCAGTCAAACTGTTTTTATGTAATCCCACTTTTTTttactggatatgtgtgcaacaaaaattCAACATTCACATTTTGCTACTTTCTGTCAAGTCTACGCATACAATTTGACGCATACGTTcgaccacacagaacgcactgcaactgcctctgcaacgcaatgctgcaaggcaaacgcagcgttccattggaaatgaatgtacttctggtgtatcgAAACGCAACAACGCAGTCAGTGTGTTCGAAGCGTTAGcagtaaccgatatccccatggcaacatgAACTCGTTCAGCTTTCCCAAGCGATTCTCTctcggtgtcacacgatgctaggctaacctcaaggctagcaaatacctccacgatgagacggtagcttcagtctttagtAAGTcttaacaaaattataacaactcttatAAAATAAAATGGGTATTTCCCTTCATGTTTTagtaggtatgggttttgttctagTTTTGTCGTCTTCTTTCATCATTTTTCTTCACCAACGGTCGTAATGTAAAAATCCATCCGTTCTCCcaacgtctctctccctctcttttcccctcaagCCTGCCGTTAAGCAGGTCAACTCTCCCATTGGCCACAGCTTAACGAGCGACCCTATTGGTCAAAACTTACATTTAAAAGTAAaccaaactattcacttatacattaaatcaATATTTCATCAAAAagaaatgcattaacaacattacaatttaggagcaattcaatcactttttaaatataataccaattaattataaacTCACTACTTGGTTTTAACAAGAATAAACTCAATACCtagttcaaacaagggtattacactactaatactactaactTAGGGTGACCATAtgtcctctttttcccggacatcTTTTTGGACATAAAAAATACGTCCGGCCGGGATTTCTAAATCGGCCAAAATGTCCGGGATTCGGCTTTTGCTTTCTACAGTCGCCATTCATTGTGTGAGTTTGGGGGTTTTGCATTGTTTTGACCTTTCTCTTTAGGTCCCGCCTTCTCACACGCCACCATTGGTGGGTCATGTAGACCTACGCAAACATTGGTCAAACTGCATCTCAATCATTACCCTCACCATGGCAACAGCCAAGAGACAGAGCAGCAGCTTGCTTGTCAACAGTGGCACATGGCTCCAGAACAGTGTAAAAATGCTCTAACGCAAATGTAAATTCACAGACGATTTACAGAGAAAATTCCCGTGTTTTCGTCTTGGTCGGGATCCGTGTGAAGCAGAATGCATGACCTGCAAAGCTGGCACGTACGTGTCAGTGTCAAATAAAGGTGCTAGCGATCTAGAAGCCCACATAAGCTCCGCAAAACTCAACATTTCAGCTAAAGGAGAGAGTTCGTCAGGTAAATTAACTGACTATTTTGTgagagcaggtaaaacagacgaTGCTGTTACTTAGGGTGCccatacgtcctctttttcccggacatgttCTCTTTTTTGAAAACTAAAATATGGTCACCCTAactaactactactacctactgactactgctgccactactactgctgctgccactactactgctactactgttactgttactactactactactactactgctactgctactactactgctactactactactgctactactactgctactactactactccaggACAGCAGTTTGAGAAGATTAGAGGAAGTGATGGAGCATCAGTCTGAATGCAGATGTCCATATGACTGATCGGTGAGTAATTAAATAGACATGCAGTAACCTTCTCTGACCACCAGATGTCTCTGTTACACCaccagaggagcaggaggaaccaTGAGGACTATAGGAGTAGCAGTTGTCCATTCAACTCCTGACTCCAATACTTCATTCCAACTATTTTGATTTGATAactaaacagacacacagagaaatataAGTATTATGTTGCTTGTTTTACTATATAGAAAGAGTTTTGTTGCTTTGTGTCACACATAGTATATATTACTTCAACAATATTGTATTAAATCAGTATCACTAAATACCATATCAGTGGTTATGTTGTAAGCACACTTTGGATTACATTTTctgtcccccccaaaaatattttcatatagagggaggggactcTATACCTTATGCAAAAACAGAATACTATAAAGGCAGGACTCTGTAATATGAGAATTTAGTATTTTCCATGGAAGGGCTCGGCTCTGTGACGTTTGTAATAAAGTCTGaattgaattcacaagttctgGTATctgtgcaaatatttgactccAGATATTCCACAACAAAATGGTGAGCTTGCCAGGAGGGGCAAGGGACCAGAGACTGAAAATCTGCAGCTGTGAATGGGCTTCCTGGACGGACTGCAGAAAACACAAGTAGCCACTTGTTAAGACGGTAAACTGAGTTTTTGCATGTAATAGTTGTTGTGTGGTCCGCTGTAGGAACCTGTTTTCAGAGGTAGGTAACCAAGGTCTCTCCAAATGAAACAAACCAAGTGATACTGGGAGCTTTTGAATTCAATAACTGCATGCATTCTAAAGCTTTGGGGAGTTAAAATAGTTATTTGTAGGTATCTGTGTGGGCTATGTGTATTGGGGGCTGTGTGTTGAGGAAGTGAATCTGGGAAAGGCCTGAATTAATAGGTTGCTTAGGAAAGCATGAAAAGTGTATGCTTGTGCTGGGACTTTGACACGATTTTGCAAGCTCCCATCATACAATAAAATCCTGTATAAGAATGTCTCCCTGTGTTTGAGGAAGTGTATCAGGTTAGGCTAGAAACTGCAGGTTGTGTTAGGTAAAACGGAGTATGTGTGAGTGAATGTGAATAAAAGCCTGAATGAATGTGAATAAAATCCTGAATGAGTAAAGTCTCCCTGTATGGAGGAAGTGTATAGGCTTAGAAaatacatagtgtgtgtgtatgtgtgtgtgttgccagtccGGAGTGGGGGATTGCGCAACCTTCCAGTGCTGGCGGGAGGGGCGCATCTAGTCCTCACTAGGAAAGAGGAAAGAAAACCATATGGGAAATGTGTAAAGATAAGAAATTGACAAAATAGTATGTTTAAATAATTATCCTTACATAACATAGGAATATTAACAAATGTTAAGTGAGAAGTATAAAGTATACAATGGTGTGAGATAGAAAAGTATAAAATACAGAAACGTAGCTATAGTATGCGTTTGAAGTAATCCAGTACTGTTGAAAGAAAGAACGGCCGTAGACACATAAATAGAAGCGAAGCAGTAGGGTCAATAGCGACAGCTGCTAGAAGTATTCAGTAAAGTGAGTAGACAGTGAGATAAAGCAGAGCGTGGTTAAGCTTAACGGACCCCGAGGTAAATGGAAGAGAAGAACAGGAGTGTAAAATCACAGCGAGTGAGAGAGTGATTCGTTTTGAACAAGTGAATAGCACAGTAAAGATAGGAAATAGTGCAGAAACTATTAATAGCTAAACTAGAAATAAGACTATTAACTAACAATAAAATAGAATATAAGGAATAATGAAGAACAAGCAATAAAATCTGTAAAACCCCAGTATAAATCCTAGGGGCTAGCAACCCCTATGCAAAGAAGAAATAATAATGATATCTGTGAATGGGAAAAACGCACAGTGATATTTGAGGTGCTGTACTGGAATAAGACATTAAGTCATCTGTAGTATTCAGTAATACAGTTGCAGACAGTATAGTGTAGGCTTTAATATGAGGTATTAAGTGCAGTGACTAATGAATTATTATCTGGGAAAGTGGGTATCCCTACCTTGGAAAATAGTTAATAAAAGGTGTGTATTATAGACGGGAGTGAAGAAATCTAAAATACCCTGAACACCGTCGGGGTGTTTAGGGAATAATAACTATTAATATGGCGACAAACGGACCCGTTTCTCCCTGTAATATAGAGATAGCAGAATTTAATAAAGCCATGGAGGCGCTAAAAGAATTCCACCAATTCGGCTCGAATATGAAAGAGCAAACTGGATAAATGTAGGGCAACATTACCCTGTTAACAGgataaataaaatcaaataaagAATTCAGGGAGGCAATTATGAATTGGAACAATCACATAAAACCAGAATAAGAAGCTCAATATACCAGCGTTTTGATGTCAGCATTCTATCATCAGAAAATACATCATGATAAAGCCAGATATGACTCTGCTCGCCTCGCAGACGTGCGAGGGGTTAGTAGAGCCATAGAGAATATCAAAGCGTAAGGAGATCGCTCCCTGTTTTAGATGTGGGACTATCGGCCATTGGAAGAATGAGTGTAAGGTGATACTGGAACCTAGTGCATTAAAAGGTAATGCAGCTATACAAGAGTTTGCATCTTTTTCAAAAGAGCAACAACTAATCGTTTTGAGATGAGTAAGAATGGAAGTTTCACCTAGCGGTGTCTAGTCTCTGTTCGATCGATAGGTGGTTCATAGAGATTACAGTTTCTATGTGATGGAAGACGTATGAGATCACGTTTTACCTAACTGTTTAGTAAAGGCCAGGAATTAAATATTGCGGAATACCTACGATGTGAAATTGGCTAAATTTCCAACAGGAAAATGTATTTTGGGTTGAAGATTCTAGGTGAAATGCCAGGGGAATGGATTCTAAAGGTAACACATTTAAATTATATAACCAAACACTTATTGCAAATGCAGAAGGCCTTAGGGTTTGTCTAAATCATTAGACATTTTATgtggttttatttttaaatacatttacatGGATGTGGTCTTATTCTGGAATGGGATTCTAGAAAGGGTGGAG
Protein-coding regions in this window:
- the LOC123732759 gene encoding protein ALP1-like gives rise to the protein MVKVPKAGRGVPPSHSRASTVWRGIPKILSSGPKPVDHLLQMVGARITRMDTNYRESISPVERLAICLRFLATGDSYRTIGFSFRDGRSTVAGIVPSVAQAIWDCLVGEYMPVPKEEDWRAIAAEFLERWNFPNCLGSIDGKHVVIQAPPCSGSQFYNYKDPYSVVLLAVVDAIYCFRVVDVGAYGKGSDGGTLRDSAFGQTLQDGTLKIPPPASLPGAEDLGPVPHVFVGDEGFPLRPNLMRPYAGRQLPLPKPVRIFNKRLSRARLVVECAFGILAARWRMYRRVLGLSPSNVDACVKATCSPQLPAEVIPGAAPDGDGHAKWSPT